The following are encoded together in the Strongyloides ratti genome assembly S_ratti_ED321, chromosome : 2 genome:
- a CDS encoding Protoheme IX farnesyltransferase, mitochondrial, whose translation MLSKYATKVWFYQVINNHKLPNLIKHNINQVRLFALQNTAPHPEEMNNSNQNIKKKDLFASTIIKLENDKSANIRNKILNTYIEEKNKDSKKKLTLQTTEIGNGWVKMGAGNLIKTYMELSKFRLTMLIATSTVGGYFMAPVAYDLKTFTCCVIGTSLMSCSANAFNQMLESPYDSQMKRTQNRLLVTNKISPLHAFTFANMCALTGGSLLYFGCNPFTTFLGLLNIALYAGIYTPMKRHHIGSTWIGAIVGAIPPVMGYVAISGQLDLAALVLAAVQYSWQFPHFNGLSWNLRADYSRAGYRVMCVTDEKLCRKTTLRHSLALLGICSIAAPLSGLTSYTFAIDSLPLNLAMCYFGYKFYSTPDAKTSRNLFKFSLLYLPLIMILMVISRQDKVKTATINEAKLVD comes from the exons atgcttTCTAAATATGCAACAAAAGTTTGGTTTTATCAAGTGATAAATAATCATAAATTACcaaatttgataaaacataatattaatCAAGTTAGACTATTTGCTCTTCAAAATACAGCTCCACATCCAGAGGAAATGAATAATTccaatcaaaatattaaaaaaaaagatttatttgcatcgacaattattaaattagaaaatgataaaagtgccaatattagaaataaaatattaaatacctatatagaagaaaaaaataaagattccaaaaaaaaattaacattacaAACAACAGAAATTGGAAATGGGTGGGTAAAAATGGGTGCTggaaatttaattaaaacttaTATGGAG cTTTCAAAATTTCGCCTTACAATGTTAATTGCAACTTCTACAGTTGGAGGTTATTTTATGGCTCCAGTTGCGTATGATCTTAAAACATTTACTTGTTGTGTAATTGGTACATCATTGATGTCATGTTCAGCAAATGCTTTCAATCAAATGTTAGAATCTCCTTATGATTCACAAATGAAGAGAACACAAAATAGGTTATTAGttactaataaaatttcacCTTTACATGCTTTTACATTTGCCAATATGTGTGCTTTAACTGGAGGATCATTGTTATATTTTGGTTGTAATCCTTTTACAACATTTTTAggacttttaaatattgctTTGTATGCAGGTATATATACACCCATGAAACGCCATCATATTGGAAGTACATGGATAGGAGCAATTGTTGGTGCTATACCTCCTGTAATGGGATATGTTGCTATATCAGGACAATTAGATTTAGCAGCATTAGTCCTGGCTGCAGTTCAATATTCATGGCAATTTCCACATTTTAATGGATTATCATGGAATTTAAGAGCTGATTACAGTAGAGCAGGATATAGAGTTATGTGTGTAACAgatgaaaaattatgtaGAAAAACAACTTTACGCCATTCATTAGCATTACTTGGAATATGTTCAATTGCTGCCCCATTATCTGGTCTTACAAGTTACACCTTTGCCATTGATTCACTTCCGCTAAATTTAGCTATGTGTTATTTtggttataaattttattcaacTCCTGATGCAAAGACATCTcgaaatttatttaaattttcattgttatatttacctttaataatgattttaatgGTTATCAGTAGACAAGATAAAGTAAAAACTGCAACAATTAATGAGGCAAAGTTGGtagattaa
- a CDS encoding SH2 domain-containing protein: MSSNIKNCKHHEYRIVDGYEVLGNVVSWPTKDTFQSKQHNQNEEEKKIEPDYANFDPIEKDEEDDNELQYNSYVGGRTQIEIEKYLKRNISFFFYHKMSKSSMLNDLKIHLHLYMAYKNMDGEIFHFRVKNLLSSGVYKNNYYYLVGPCGKGPKFDDLENLVNYYKMKTEKVRKEENEK, translated from the coding sequence ATGTCATCAAACATAAAAAACTGTAAACACCATGAATATCGTATCGTTGATGGTTATGAAGTTCTTGGTAATGTAGTTTCATGGCCTACCAAAGATACCTTTCAATCAAAACAACATAATCAAAATgaggaagaaaaaaaaattgaaccTGATTATGCAAATTTTGATCCAATAGAAAAAGATGAGGAGGATGACAATGAACTTCAGTATAATAGTTATGTTGGTGGAAGAACACAAatagaaattgaaaaatatttaaaaagaaatatttcattctttttttatcataaaatgtCAAAATCATCAATGTtgaatgatttaaaaattcaccttcatttatatatggcatacaaaaatatggatggtgaaatttttcattttcgtgttaaaaatttattaagttCGGGggtgtataaaaataattattactatCTTGTTGGACCATGTGGAAAAGGGCCAAAATTTGATGATTTAGAAAATTTggttaattattataaaatgaaaacaGAGAAAGTTAGaaaagaagaaaatgaaaaatga
- a CDS encoding Microtubule associated protein, tubulin-binding repeat-containing protein, which yields MEQQIVNEENKKVSADIFQEILDNPLINQVSNTVINAFSEHIKNSNNHEDNDKQQDSGVDDIEEAFKKVNATDKDNLSDVEKINNEKNEEIQKKEHNPINDFFNNQFGSQIGGIVGNITTNVIDTVKHELIDESFDHVQENNRNKTPEPTKEDFVVSDDHEKHPQEPSSIDLNTIITSAQNILATHGDKIHDVVQSIIPSITKEDHQNEAPQEPQVKVTDKSEGNSSNIPIPKVDIIAPSPLPTEHNENTPFEPVQDITEPIPNNIVDEVQEEFSCVKIKGYTSENNNIEDLVDLSNNITNKQNEDIVKSNEEIKEPLTTDINEEILLKKGSLPDNENALVNHEISIHSHEEIKHDEPFIEIKQEIEEKVQIPPPVSVPIQAEIKKSTPQSNNKKTTTPSTKPRIPSGTTTTKSLTKTPAPTKTPVSTKPITIPKTSPSKSGSSRVTGTDHSSVKSTVTTSNDKVPSYARPTGASQRASTIGTKSPSSTQSPSKVGSSPNSSSIRPLPRITNKYKDVKSKVFSTITTTVSSTEKPAPKSTPKSTVNGIKPLPKTKLNWKAESKVGSFANIQHKPSGGQVKLINQKLNWNASSKVGSIDNSSKNKTSNNKPVPPNTKVGNVKGELPGNINPLNATEALGQ from the exons atggaACAACAAATAgtaaatgaagaaaataagAAAGTTTCTGCTGATATTTTTCAAGAAATTTTagat aatccATTGATTAATCAAGTTTCAAATACTGTTATAAATGCTTTTTCTGAgcatataaaaaattctaataatCATGAGGATAATGATAAACAACAAGATTCAGGTGTTGATGATATTGAAGAAGCATTTAAAAAAGTCAATGCTACCGATAAGGATAATCTTTCTGatgtagaaaaaattaataatgaaaaaaatgaagagATACAAAAGAAAGAGCATAATccaataaatgatttttttaataatcaattTGGATCTCAAATTGGTGGAATTGTTGGAAATATTACTACAAATGTTATTGATACTGTTAAGCATGAACTTATTGATGAGTCATTTGATCATGTTCaagaaaataatagaaataaaacaCCTGAACCAACAAAAGAAGATTTTGTTGTTTCTGATGACCATGAAAAACACCCTCAAGAGCCATCAAGTATTGATTTAAATACTATAATAACAAGTgctcaaaatattttagcaACTCATGGAGACAAAATTCATGATGTTGTTCAAAGTATTATTCCTTCTATTACTAAAGAAGATCATCAAAATGAAGCTCCTCAAGAACCTCAAGTTAAAGTAACAGATAAATCAGAGGGAAATTCTAGTAATATTCCTATTCCAAAAGTTGATATTATTGCTCCATCACCGTTACCTACTGAGCATAATGAAAATACACCTTTTGAACCTGTTCAAGATATTACAGAACCTATACcaaataatattgttgatgAAGTTCAAGAGGAATTTTCTtgtgtaaaaattaaaggaTATACATCtgaaaataacaatattgaAGATTTAGTTGAtttaagtaataatataacaaataaacaaaatgaaGATATTGTTAAAAGTAATGAAGAAATTAAAGAACCGTTGACTACTGATATAAATGAAgaaattttacttaaaaaaggAAGCCTCCCAGATAACGAAAATGCTTTAGTTAATCATGAAATTTCTATACATTCACATGAAGAAATTAAACATGATGAACcatttattgaaattaaaCAAGAAATTGAAGAAAAAGTTCAAATTCCACCTCCAGTTTCAGTTCCCATACAAgctgaaattaaaaaatcaactcctcaatctaataataaaaaaactactACGCCTTCAACAAAACCACGTATTCCATCAGGTACTACTACTACAAAATCTCTTACAAAAACACCTGCTCCTACAAAAACACCTGTTTCTACAAAACCAATAACTATACCAAAAACTTCACCATCAAAATCTGGGTCTTCACGTGTTACAGGAACTGACCATTCTTCAGTAAAATCAACAGTAACAACATCAAATGACAAAGTACCAAGTTATGCCCGACCAACAGGTGCATCACAAAGAGCATCAACTATTGGGACAAAATCTCCCAGTTCAACACAATCACCATCTAAAGTTGGTTCATCACCTAACTCATCAAGTATTCGCCCATTACCACGTATCaccaataaatataaagatgTAAAAAGTAAAGTGTTTTCTACAATTACAACAACAGTATCATCTACAGAAAAACCAGCACCTAAATCAACCCCAAAATCTACAGTTAATGGAATTAAACCTTTACCAAAAACTAAACTAAATTGGAAAGCAGAATCAAAAGTTGGCTCATTTGCAAATATTCAACATAAGCCTTCCGGTGGACAAGTTAAA TTGATAAACCAGAAACTTAATTGGAATGCTTCCAGTAAAGTTGGTTCTATTGATAattcttcaaaaaataag aCGTCCAATAATAAACCGGTTCCACCAAATACAAAAGTTGGAAATGTAAAAGGAGAACTTCCTGGAAATATAAACCCATTAAATGCTACAGAAGCTCTTGGACAATAa
- a CDS encoding Serine/threonine-protein phosphatase 2A 55 kDa regulatory subunit B delta → MNHNNYSMVPNFSARCIKFPSAIKSLKFSHEGDQLAIGEQNGNVNIITCDSLNSLQERIIVDSSLTPTTTFKAHDQEIDYLTSIEITPGVENIEWLRRCNESRLFLTSNKKAVKLWRVKESNKCIASGKYNLCRDTKSQLFKDKLNLPKIVTSMPLNRIYKKKNYKRLQHYGINSISVNTDQKTFLVSDDLRINLWDFEIEDDCLNLVDYKPKLKMNNDFSCLICMKSHTTKSFVFGYALSNGEIRLADMRDRRNCDISAKVFSKIQPDTLYRQSIASHFDWACGISFSNNGRYLLSRDIHTLKVWDICNEREPLALYYVDENLATLLHRLKDVECLVDRLSCAWSGDDSHIITGSFGSSFKTINCSTGEENLIKADCNTGSGIVDYFSERREFGGEQDLQCMEWVCAENDLECYKVGAIDCNKKRDIIATAAKENLIFYTNECNNDMDYSYTTAFGSEVEIVEKFSEQINEESNIDNIDSLISVLNSSNISIRDSISTL, encoded by the exons atgaatcataataattattctaTGGTGCCAAATTTTTCTGCTAGATGTATAAAAT TTCCATCAGCCATAAAATCACTTAAGTTTTCCCATGAAGGTGACCAATTAGCTATCGGAGAACAAAATGGTAACGTAAATATTATCACATGTGATAGTTTAAAT tcCCTACAAGAGAGAATTATTGTTGATTCATCTCTGACACCGACTACTACTTTTAAAGCACATGATCAAGAAATTGACTATCTCACGTCAATTGAAATTACACCAGGTGTTGAAAATATTGAATGGTTAAGAAGGTGTAATGAATCAAGACTTTTTCTTACTTCTAATAAAAAAGCTGTTAAATTATGGAGAGTAAAAGAATCCAATAAATGTATTGCTTCAGGAAAATATAACCTTTGTCGTGACACAAAATcacaattatttaaagataaattaaatttaccaAAGATAGTGACATCAATGCCTCTTAATcgtatttataaaaagaaaaattataagcGCCTTCAACATTATGGTATAAATTCTATATCAGTAAATACAGATCAAAAAACATTTCTGGTCAGTGACGATTTGAGGATTAATTTGTGGGATTTTGAAATTGAAGATGATTGTCTTAACCTGGTTGATTATAAAcccaaattaaaaatgaataatgaCTTTTCTTGTCTGATATGCATGAAATCACACACAACAAAAAGTTTTGTTTTCGGGTATGCTCTTAGTAATGGTGAAATAAGATTGGCTGATATGAGAGACAGAAGAAATTGTGATATATCAGCAAAAG TTTTCTCTAAAATTCAACCGGATACATTATATAGGCAAAGTATAGCTAGCCATTTTGACTGGGCATGTGGTATTAGTTTTTCAAACAATGGAAGATATCTTTTATCAAGAGACATTCATACGTTAAAAGTGTGGGATATTTGTAATGAAAGAGAACCATTAGCTTTGTATTATGTTGATGAGAATTTAGCAACACTTTTACACCGATTAAAAGATGTAGAATGTCTTGTAGATCGACTTTCATGTGCATGGAGTGGCGATGATAGTCATATAATAACGGGGTCATTTGGATCttcttttaaaacaataaattgtAGTACTGGTGAGGAGAATTTGATAAAAGCTGATTGTAATACGGGAAGTGGAATTGTGGATTATTTCAGTGAAAGAAGGGAGTTTGGTGGAGAACAAGATCTGCAGTGTATGGAATGGGTATGTGCCGAAAATGACTTAGAATGTTACAAAGTTGGAGCGATtgattgtaataaaaaaagagataTTATTGCTACTGCAGCCAAGGAAAATCTAATATTTTACACAAATGAAT GTAATAATGATATGGATTACTCATATACAACAGCATTTGGTTCTGAGGTTGAAATAGTTGAAAAATTTTCCGAACAAATAAATGAAGAAAGTAATATAGATAATATAGACTCACTGATTTCTGTTTTAAACAGCTCCAATATAAGCATACGTGATTCAATAAGTACTTTATAA
- a CDS encoding Vacuolar protein sorting-associated protein 28 homolog encodes MSRRSNNGLQEIRLYDNAVERDRLENLGELYGVINSIECLEKAFAGDYITKEEYQRECLKLLAQYKLMLRDTSVEGFIRKYRINCPLAMARIKEGKPVTINDGGSAALRIAQVTELFITFLDLLRLNTRDIDALYPTLSDLHDTINAMTTLPTDSEPKVKVAKWYTELSKMNASDTVSEEMAREMTFQLDNAYNDLKKILKS; translated from the exons ATGTCACGAAGATCTAATAATGGTTTACAAGAAATAAGACTTTATGATAATGCTGTAGAAAGAGATCGTTTAGAAAATCTAGGAGAATTGTATGGTGTTATTAATTCAATTGAATGTTTAGAAAAAGCATTTGCTGGAGATTATATTACTAAAGAAGAGTATCAAAGagaatgtttaaaattattagcaCAATATAAg ttaatGCTTCGAGATACAAGTGTAGAAGGATTTATTCGTAAATATCGAATAAATTGTCCATTGGCAATGGCTAGGATAAAGGAAGGCAAACCAGTTACAATAAATGATGGTGGTTCAGCAGCTTTGAGAATTGCTCAAGTTACggaattatttattacttttctTGATTTATTGCGACTAAATACTCGAGATATTGACGCTTTATATCCAACATTGTCTGATTTACATGATACTATAAACGCGATGACGACACTTCCTACTGATAGTGAACCAAAAGTAAAAGTAGCAAAGTGGTACACAGAATTAAGTAAGATGAATGCATCGGATACTGTATCTGAGGAGATGGCAAGAGAAATGACATTTCAATTGGACAATGCATATAacgatttaaaaaaaattttgaaatcaTAG
- a CDS encoding WW domain and PTB/PI domain and Pleckstrin homology-like domain-containing protein: MATTNNQQNSLYSPKSLLQKSLHNENHKNTKQYFNSQSNKFAAKSSNVTFTQDTKGGHINSIDFNKLKPIRKSRDLEEIVVTDMFFDGRQTQRYREERDQEEIYYIHERPNEIMEKSATINFLTDDRLENNEEIEKQHSERNITKRIYEEEEEMYKKDSRIINERDNYHQSTSHAQHERILNNNLLLDRHPPINYPINNKKESSFGHNTSNVTYKLNNSQNIHNTNQNSYYYQEEEEDHHHQKESVYDIANKGSKETYIPIKQREHSTMSVDYSHKDYNQSRATIESIARNVSENVRIKQIGDTTIMTEHRDPYSFYWQLDQFKKPEEEPPKRPPPVDYVIDEEDLPEPQTYSPQPEEKSMPYESQYSRPLRVEEPVRQLPSGWEKHEDPSGFSYYWHVDTGTIQRDPPPPSPKISHDNKYTQINTETPPPIIQQLPPQQPIIEEHAFKQTTTKRRIEKADESDEEEYDGTKPVRFLVRSLGWTTIQEEDLTADRSSKAVNRCIQELSNGLMDNVVKWGEGRELIMELDDNDMILMNPDTMGIIHSEPISHIRVWGVGRDNGRDFAYVARDPTTRRFLCHVFRCDTPAKTIANTLRDICKRLILTRRSNALETASMVDGNNKRKVFDNRDANISTEELRKIIRCHFIGVTQVPKATGIEILNEAVDRLVTQVRPDRWILADVSIAPSSIDINEVNGQQIATCRVRYLSFLGIGQDIKRCAFIMQTSEESFLCYVFHVEPNAATMAKTIEAACKLRYQKILDAHSGRQYSSLSSYE; encoded by the exons atggcGACTACTAATAATCAACAAAATTCTTTATACTCCCCCAAATCTTTACTTCAAAAATCTTTACATAATgaaaatcataaaaatacaaaacaatattttaatagtcAGTCAAACAAATTTGCTGCTAAATCATCTAATGTTACTTTTACTCAAGATACTAAAGGTGGACATATTAATTCaattgattttaataaattaaaaccTATAAGAAAATCAAGAGATTTAGAAGAAATTGTTGTTACAGACATGTTTTTTGATGGTAGGCAAACACAACGTTACAGAGAAGAACGTGATCAagaagaaatatattatattcatgAGAGACCTAATGAAATAATGGAAAAATCAgctacaataaattttttaacagaTGATAGattagaaaataatgaaGAAATAGAAAAACAACATTCTGAAagaaatattacaaaaaggATATATGAAGAGGAGGAagaaatgtataaaaaagattctagaataataaatgaaCGTGATAATTATCATCAAAGTACATCACATGCTCAACATGAG agaatattaaataacaatttattattggATCGTCATCCTCCTATAAATTAtccaattaataataaaaaagaatcatCATTTGGACATAATACATCAAATGTtacttataaattaaataattctcaaaatattcataataCTAATCAAAATTCATACTATTATcaagaagaagaagaagatcatcatcatcaaaaAGAATCTGTATACGATATTGCAAATAAAGGATCTAAAGAAACATATATTCCTATTAAACAAAGAGAACATTCAACAATGTCAGTAGATTATTCTCATAAAGATTATAATCAATCTCGTGCTACAATTGAATCTATTGCAAGGAATGTTAGTGAAAATGTTAGAATTAAACAAATTGGTGATACAACAATCATGACAGAACACCGTGATccatattcattttattggCAATTggatcaatttaaaaaaccaGAAGAAGAACCACCAAAACGTCCACCACCAGTTGATTATGTAATAGATGAGGAAGATTTACCTGAACCACAAACTTATTCACCACAACCTGAAGAAAAATCAATGCCATATGAAAGTCAATATTCAAGACCACTTAGAGTTGAAGAACCAGTAAGACAATTACCGTCTGGTTGGGAAAAACATGAAGATCCCTCTGGTTTTTCATATTATTGGCATGTAGATACTGGAACTATACAACGTGATCCACCACCACCATCTCCAAAAATAAGTCATGATAATAAGTATACACAAATTAATACTGAAACACCACCTCCAATCATACAACAATTACCTCCACAACAACCAATAATTGAGGAGCATGCTTTTAAACAAACAACAACCAAAAGAAGAATTGAAAAGGCTGATGAAAGTGATGAGGAGGAGTATGATGGTACTAAACCGGTAAGATTTTTAGTTAGAAGTTTAGGTTGGACAACAATACAAGAAGAAGATTTAACAGCTGATAGAAGTTCAAAGGCTGTCAATAGATGTATACAAGAATTAAGTAATGGTTTAATGGATAATGTTGTTAAATGGGGAGAAGGTAGAGAATTAATTATGGAACTTGATGATAATGATATGATTTTAATGAATCCTGATACAATGGGAATTATTCATTCTGAACCTATTAGTCATATTAGAGTTTGGGGTGTCGGTAGAGATAATGGAAg agATTTTGCATATGTAGCAAGAGATCCAACAACTCGTCGTTTCTTATGCCATGTTTTCCGTTGTGATACACCAGCAAAAACAATAGCCAATACCTTACGTGATATCTGTAAACGTCTCATCTTAACTCGACGTTCAAATGCCCTAGAAACTGCTAGTATGGTTGATGGaaataacaaaagaaaaGTTTTTGATAATAGAGATGCAAATATTTCAACAGAAGAATTACGTAAAATTATAAGATGTCATTTTATTGGTGTAACTCAAGTACCAAAAGCAACAGgaattgaaattttaaatgaagcTGTTGATAGATTAGTTACTCAAGTTCGTCCAGATAGGTGGATATTAGCAGATGTTTCAATTGCTCCATCATCAATTGATATAAATGAAGTTAATGGTCAACAAATTGCAACATGTAGAGTAAGATATTTAAGTTTCCTGGGAATAGGACAAGATATAAAAAGATGTGCTTTTATAATGCAAACATCCGAAGAAAGCTTCCTGTGTTATGTCTTTCATGTAGAACCAAATGCAGCAACAATGGCAAAAACTATTGAAGCAGCATGTAAATTAagatatcaaaaaattttagatgcACATTCAGGGAGACAATATTCTTCACTTTCTagttatgaataa
- a CDS encoding Protein-tyrosine phosphatase, receptor/non-receptor type domain and Protein-tyrosine/Dual specificity phosphatase domain and Protein-tyrosine phosphatase, catalytic domain-containing protein, producing the protein MKSGNQKTTVHKFANDPVRYSQNNNPPLKDAQSSNNVEKTQYNLEMIENQKKGYKNATKSKYAIKFQVPDSKKSTSIQKESCENIVRHTSTETDKDKNLKLSSLYYVKSLEAIKDNKPKSSITYSTRAITKNTSSTEKKGKNIKQERSNTLEENTLKESTGMFDSLYARSFKMIRPLTVKCTDFIINSTDVVTSPIDVNVCPKLKDIVGYEVNEAIFDRNLKDFIIPEIKISLKKQETDFLITRKNVIKLDPFFRTNFNSNTNKCRYKDVYCLDKSRVRLKPTLGRTNDFIHANYVSIRDYIDNYKMICAQGPLPNTVTDFWKMIIQENCQNIVMLTQCYETVGKSQVKKCEQYWPLNVGETMKYGNIKINNIKVTKVCCGIQLTNLEVKDESTKLNVSHIIMTNWPDKGAPKIDFTLFIILQHLTRNSPSLIHCSAGIGRTGTLAVIDMLLARLSTDCPPISLASTIQNLRLYRHGAVQTESQYSYIIRVMFQLAVDRGILSEKEITTWYNENDISTNVNNK; encoded by the exons ATGAAGTCTGGTAATCAAAAGACAACTGTGCATAAATTTGCCAATGATCCTGTTAGATACtcacaaaataataatccaCCATTGAAAGATGCTCAAAGTTCAAATAATGTTGAAAAGACACAATATAACTTAGAAATGAtagaaaatcaaaaaaaaggATATAAAAATGCaacaaaatcaaaatatgCTATTAAATTTCAAGTTCCtgattcaaaaaaaagtacttcAATACAAAAAGAGTCTTGTGAAAATATTGTAAGGCATACCTCAACAGAAAcagataaagataaaaatttaaaactttccTCTCTTTATTATGTTAAAAGTTTAGAGGCAATTAAAGATAACAAACCAAAAAGTTCAATTACCTATTCAACACGTGCCATAACAAAAAATACCTCTTCTACtgaaaaaaaaggaaaaaatataaaacaagaAAGATCAAATACATTAGAGgaaaatacattaaaagaAAGTACAGGAATGTTTGATTCATTATATGCAAGatcatttaaaatgataagacCATTAACAGTAAAATGTACagattttattatcaattctACTGATGTAGTTACTAGTCCTATTGATGTTAATGTTTGCCCAAAGTTAAAAGATATTGTTGGATATGAGGTAAATGAAGCAATATTTGatagaaatttaaaagattttatcattcctgaaattaaaatatcattaaagaAACAAGAAActgattttttaattacaagaaaaaatgtaattaaatTGGATCCATTTTTTagaacaaattttaattcaaataCCAATAAATGTAGATATAag gATGTTTATTGTTTGGATAAATCTAGAGTACGTTTAAAACCAACATTAGGAAGAACAAATGATTTTATTCATGCTAATTATGTTTCAATAAGag attacatagataattataaaatgatatgtGCTCAGGGTCCTTTACCAAATACTGTTACTGATTTTTGGAAAATGATAATACAAGAAAATTGTCAAAATATAGTAATGTTAACACAATGTTATGAAACAGTAGGTAAATCACAAGTAAAAAAATGTGAACAATATTGGCCATTAAATGTTGGTGAAACTATGAAATATGgtaatataaagataaataatattaaagtaaCAAAAGTTTGTTGTGGTATTCAATTAACTAATTTGGAGGTTAAAGATGAATCAACAAAACTTAATGTTTCTCATATAATTATGACAAATTGGCCTGATAAAGGTGCAccaaaaattgattttacCTTGTTTATTATACTTCAACATCTTACCCGAAATTCTCCATCTTTAATTCATTGTTCAGCAGGAATAGGTAGAACTGGAACACTTGCTGTTATAGATATGCTTTTAGCACGCCTTTCCACTGACTGCCCTCCAATATCATTAGCATCTACAATTCAAAATCTTCGTTTATATCGTCATGGAGCTGTTCAAACAGAAAGTCaatattcatatataattCGAGTAATGTTCCAATTAGCTGTTGATAGAGGTATTTTATCAGAGAAAGAAATTACAACATGGTACaatgaaaatgatatatctacaaatgttaataataagtga
- a CDS encoding Transposase, ISXO2-like domain-containing protein, whose product MASIPVMASLSNIFFNEEAALRYLQDERIIKREMECPECGGATTFQRAKLLFKCTKKSCRKSVSAKNGTFFGGQRLPFGKILHMAYLWLCRTPVTSIKDQCGHSSATVCSFMGYFRQLVADALDTEDCVIGGEGIVVEIDETKMGKRKYHRGHPVDGVWVVGGVEKTEERRVFAVPVEKRDSETLLDVIKKHVKPGSIIHTDLWRGYEGIEEKLGFKHCTVNHSVSFKDPETGIHTNTIEGTWNGFKIMIPARSRTKKDMEERLWEFAWRRANKKKLWAGFLDALREVVYINK is encoded by the coding sequence ATGGCTTCAATTCCAGTAATGGCTTCTTTATCAAACATTTTCTTCAACGAGGAGGCAGCCCTCAGATATCTCCAAGACGagagaattattaaaagagaAATGGAATGTCCAGAGTGTGGTGGAGCAACAACTTTTCAAAGAGCAAAGCTTCTCTTCAAATGTACTAAGAAAAGCTGTAGAAAGAGCGTAAGTGCCAAGAATGGAACTTTTTTTGGTGGCCAACGCCTTCCTTTTGGTAAGATTCTACACATGGCTTACCTATGGTTGTGTAGAACTCCAGTAACATCAATAAAAGATCAATGTGGACATAGTAGTGCTACTGTTTGCTCATTTATGGGCTATTTCCGTCAACTTGTGGCGGATGCTTTAGATACCGAGGATTGTGTTATCGGTGGAGAAGGCATCGTTGTGGAAATAGATGAAACCAAAATGGGCAAACGGAAGTACCATAGGGGGCACCCTGTAGATGGAGTCTGGGTTGTGGGCGGTGTGGAAAAGACGGAGGAAAGACGCGTTTTCGCTGTTCCTGTTGAAAAACGGGACAGTGAAACGCTTCTTGACGTCATAAAGAAGCACGTCAAACCTGGCTCCATCATCCACACTGATCTTTGGCGAGGTTACGAAGGAATTGAGGAAAAATTGGGGTTCAAGCACTGTACGGTAAACCACAGTGTAAGTTTCAAGGATCCAGAAACTGGTATTCATACGAATACTATTGAAGGAACGTGGAACGGCTTCAAAATAATGATTCCGGCACGCTCAAGAACAAAAAAGGACATGGAGGAACGATTATGGGAATTTGCCTGGCGCCGggcaaataaaaaaaaattatgggCCGGCTTTCTCGATGCTTTACGGGAAGTcgtttatattaataaataa